In Candidatus Saganbacteria bacterium, a single window of DNA contains:
- a CDS encoding SPFH/Band 7/PHB domain protein produces the protein MLIVILIVAVFIFFAGVRIVRPTHRGLIERLGKYRKFAQPGFQWIIPMIDQMYQINITEVMINAEPQEIITNDNLNARVDAQVYFKVREDETNVKNSQYNVNNYSYQIVNLARTTLRNIIGTLSLKAANSERGRINEELQKTLKKETASWGIDIVRTELKEIDPPKDVQETMNKVVKAENEKMAAIDFATATETMADGQRRAEIKKAEGSRQATILEAEGEAQAIALVNEAANKYFIGNAQILRKLEAVEKSLMNNAKVVVPMNSELVNVIGELAGVVPIKTKS, from the coding sequence ATCGAAAGACTGGGAAAATACAGAAAGTTTGCCCAGCCGGGATTTCAATGGATAATTCCCATGATCGACCAGATGTACCAGATCAATATTACTGAAGTCATGATCAATGCCGAGCCGCAGGAGATAATCACAAACGACAATTTGAATGCCCGTGTCGACGCGCAGGTTTATTTCAAAGTAAGAGAAGACGAAACTAATGTAAAGAACTCCCAGTACAATGTCAATAATTACAGCTATCAGATAGTTAATCTGGCAAGAACGACGCTCAGAAATATCATCGGAACACTATCATTAAAAGCGGCAAACAGCGAAAGGGGGCGTATAAACGAAGAACTCCAAAAGACGTTAAAAAAAGAGACCGCCAGCTGGGGGATAGATATTGTAAGGACCGAGCTTAAAGAAATCGATCCGCCAAAAGATGTTCAGGAGACAATGAATAAGGTCGTAAAAGCCGAAAACGAAAAGATGGCGGCGATCGACTTTGCCACCGCTACAGAAACGATGGCCGACGGCCAAAGGCGCGCCGAGATCAAGAAAGCGGAAGGTTCGAGGCAGGCCACGATACTTGAAGCCGAAGGAGAGGCTCAGGCTATTGCGCTTGTAAACGAAGCCGCGAATAAATATTTTATCGGCAATGCGCAGATCCTTAGAAAACTGGAGGCGGTTGAAAAATCCCTCATGAATAACGCGAAAGTCGTTGTGCCGATGAACAGCGAGCTTGTGAACGTGATCGGCGAGCTGGCAGGCGTTGTACCGATAAAAACTAAAAGTTAA